A section of the Macaca thibetana thibetana isolate TM-01 chromosome 10, ASM2454274v1, whole genome shotgun sequence genome encodes:
- the BCL2L13 gene encoding bcl-2-like protein 13 isoform X5, whose protein sequence is MDPEEVKSLDSNGAGEKSENNSSNSDIVHVEKEEVPEGMEEAAVASVVLPAGELPEALPEAPAPLLPHITATSLLGTREPDAEVITVEKSSPATSLFVELDEEEVKAATVEPTEVKEVVPAPEPTETLLSEKETNAREESLGEELSPPGEMKPLLLSEGKSRLSPAGEMKPLPLSEGKSILLFGGAAAVAILAMAIGVALALRKK, encoded by the coding sequence ATGGATCCTGAAGAAGTGAAAAGCTTAGACAGCAACGGAGCTGGAGAGAAGAGTGAGAACAACTCCTCTAATTCTGACATCGTGCATGTGGAGAAAGAAGAAGTGCCCGAGGGCATGGAAGAGGCTGCTGTGGCTTCTGTGGTCTTGCCAGCGGGGGAGCTGCCAGAGGCCCTCCCTGAAGCCCCAGCCCCCTTGCTTCCACATATCACTGCCACCTCCTTGCTGGGGACAAGGGAACCTGACGCAGAAGTGATCACAGTGGAGAAATCCAGCCCTGCTACATCCCTGTTTGTAGAACTTGATGAAGAAGAGGTGAAAGCAGCAACAGTTGAACCTACTGAAGTGAAGGAGGTGGTCCCCGCGCCGGAACCTACAGAAACGCTGCTGAGTGAGAAGGAGACAAACGCAAGGGAAGAGAGCCTTGGGGAAGAGCTGTCCCCTCCCGGTGAGATGAAGCCCCTGCTGCTCTCTGAGGGCAAGTCTAGACTGTCCCCCGCCGGCGAGATGAAGCCCCTGCCGCTGTCTGAGGGCAAGTCTATACTGCTGTTTGGAGGCGCTGCTGCTGTTGCCATCCTGGCAATGGCCATCGGGGTAGCCCTGGCtctgagaaagaaatag